The nucleotide window CGTATTGTACAGGAATAAGCTTTACATTCGGCATGATAGTATTTTTGATGAAAAAAATCATATTTTCAAAGGCAGTATAAAGGGTACTGTTTTTCAAAAAGATGCAAATGATACTTCATATTACCATCGAAACAGTACTTATAATAATTATTATAAAAATCTTATGGATTTCAAAAATGGGGATGAAGTATTACAGGTTGGGTATGCAAGTATACCAGCTGCAATACGACATGCTATTTTTAATCAAATGAAAAAATTTATTCCTCAATAAAAAAAGTATGACGTAATTAATTATCTATCTCACCAATTCAAATTTACATTCTTTAACTAAAAATTATAATCTTACTTATATAACTGTTGACAATTGGAGTATATTTTTTATGTATGTCATTAAGACATTATTATCAATGAAATATTACATAATATTAATCGGAGGTTTGATATGATGCGAAATCCACTAGTAGACGGGCGAGACGTCCAGTTTGTTTTATTTGAGCTATTGAATGTTGATGATTTAAAAAAGTTTCCCAAGTTTGCTGACCAAGACAAAGACATGTACCAAGCTACCATTGACCTAGCATTAAAGATGGCGGTTGAAGAGGTATATCCGGTTAACAAGGAAGCCGATAAAATCGGTGTTAAATATGACCCGGAAACAAAAAAAGTAATAATTCCTGAAGGATATAAAAAAGCATTAACCAAATATAATGAAGCCGGTTTTGTTGGCATGATTGAGGATCCTGAAATTGGCGGTATGGGTATGCCAGGAGCAGTGGCAATAGCATGCAGTGAAATTTTTACTGCTGCAAGTTTATCGTTTACAACCTATCCTGGATTATCACACGGTGCTGCAGCACTAATCAAGAACTTTGGCACCGAAGAACAGAAAAAAATGTATCTTGAAAAAATGCTCACTGGCAAATGGGGTGGCACTATGTGTCTAACCGAACCGGAAGCAGGTTCAGATGTAGGAAATTTGAAAACAAAAGCAATATCTCAGCCTGATGGCACATATCTAATTCAGGGGCAAAAGATTTTTATCACTGCTGGCGACAATGATTTTTATGAAAATATTATTCATCCTGTTCTTGCACGTATTGAAGGAGATCCCCCAGGAACTAAAGGAATTTCATTATTTATCGTACCTAAATACAGAGTAAATCCTGATGGTAGTTTGGGTGAATTTAATGACGTAATTTGTTCCGGTATTGAACATAAAATGGGAATTCATGGTTCAGCCACATGTACTCTTAATTTTGGCGACAATGGCAAATGTGTTGGTTGGCTGTTAGGGCAACCACGGCAGGGTATGAAAATCATGTTCCACATGATGAATGAAGCGCGCCTTGATGTAGCTTTGCAGGGTCTTTCATTATCATCGGCTGCATACATGCACGCAGTGACGTATGCTCGCAACCGTATACAGGGCGTCCACGTTACACAGATGCTCAATCCTGAAGCACCAAAGGTAGCCATTATTGAGCATCCCGATGTCAAACGCATGCTGCTGTGGATGAAAGGTTATGTGGAAGGCATGCGCATGCTAAACTACTACCTTGCCCATAATGCTACACTTATAGAGGTGCTTGATGGCGATGCCAAAAAAGAAGCCCAGGGCATGGTGGAAATACTTATCCCTATAGCTAAAGCAGGCTGTACCGACACCGCAGTGCTAGTTACCTCTGAGGCTATTCAGGTCTACGGCGGCTACGGCTATACCTCCGATTACCCCGTTGAACAGTACATGCGTGATGCCAAGATTACCCAGATTTATGAAGGTACTAACGGTATTCAGTCAATGGACTTAACCATGCGCAAAATCTTAATGAACCCTGAACAGTACAACTATAACGTAATGAAAAAACGCATGGCTGAAACTATTGCTAAAGCAAAAGGTATAGTGGAAGACAAATACATTGAGCTTGTGGAAAAAGGAGTACAGAAACTTGATGAAGTAATTACCATGCTTAAAGACCACATGGCAGCAGGAAGGTTTTTGCATATATTTGCAGCATGTACGCCACTGCAGCAGGCTATGTTTATGCTCACGTTAGCATGGCTGCACTTATGGTCTTTGACACTCACCATACCAAAGATGAAAGAGCTTGTTGGCGACAGAAAAGGTGAAGACCGCGATAAATTCTTAGCTGACAATGAAGAAGCAGCTTACTATTCGGGCCGCGTATTATCCTCGCAGTTCTATTTAGGAGCCGAATTTCCAAAATTCTTTGGGCGCATTGATGCGCTATTGTTTAATGAAACTGCGGTCATCAAGGCAAGTAAAGATGTCTTTACTGGTGCGTTGCTTGAATAAAGTAAAATGATATAACTGTGCAGGCGCACAAACAATGGTGCGCCTGCATTTTATAATTATAATTGAATTTACATAAATGACTCAATAAAGTCCCTCACCTCTTCTTTGCCGTAGTACACACCAAAATGGCCTTCGCATAATATATCAGCGTTAAGCGACAACAGAAACTCAAGTGATTGTATATAGTCATCCCTGTTTGACTTCAACACATCATTTAATGGCCCGTGGACATCCTGTCCAAAAAGTACAAGCTTTCCCTCCGATTCTACTGTCAATGCAGCTGACCCTGGTGAATGTCCTGGAATGTGATACATGGTAACTTTAAGGTTTCCTATTTCAAATATTCTCTCCTTTTCACTCACTTTAATATCAACTGTGCAAGGTGTTAAAAAACTTCCATACCAGCTTGCTGCTGTTACATATTGATCTCCAGATTCTATATACTGTGCATCAAGATCATGAGCTATCACCTTACATCCAAATGTACCGCGAACCTTATGCGCACCACCAACGTGATCAAAATGGCAATGCGTTAAAAAAAGATATTTAAGTGATGAAGCCTGTATATTTTCCCGTGAAAGATTCTTTACAAGCCTGTCATGCCCATCGCCAGTACCCGCATCAACCAGCGCGCTGGCGGTGCCATCAGTGATGCAATAAATAGCTGCATCTGACGGATGCGTAAGATTAGAACCTCCAACCTGATACACATGCTGTGTTATCTTCATACTACTTTCCTTTTATAAATTAATATTCCAATTTGCTTCTTCTTTCAAGCTCTTTAAACAACACCTCTCGCACTTTATCCGCATTTGCTTCAAGTTCAATTGGTTTATTTGCATACTTACAATTAACACCCTCCAGCGTGCCTTCATGATAGCCAACTTTAAACTCACTGAATTTTAACCCATGCGCTGTTGAAATCACTACAGTGCGGTCCTTTTTGGAAATTACCTGCTTTTCAACAAGCTTCAGCAAAACTGCAAGCGCAACACCCGTATGCGGACAGCTGTACATTCCTGTTCTATCTGCCAGCGCTGCTGCATTTGCAAGCTCTTCTTCGGATGCCTGCTCCACAACGCCATCAAACTTTTGCAACGCACGAATTGCTTTTTTAACCGAAACAGGATCGCCAATCTGTATGGCTGAGGCTAACGTCTTTTGCGGTGTGACCGGTTTAAATTCCTTAAAGCCATTCAGGTACGATAGATACAGTGGATTGGCATTTTGCGCCTGAGCCAGCACAATACGCGGCTTCTTTGAGATCAATCCCAATTCAAGCATCATTGCAAATCCATTCCCCAGTGCCGAAACATTGCCTAAATTGCCACCAGGGATGATGATGACATCGGGCACCTCCCAGTCAAACTGCTGCACAATCTCAATTGAGATTGACTTCTGCCCTTCAATGCGTAGCGAATTCATTGAATTTGCTAAATAAATGCTGTTGTCCTTTGTTATCTCCTGCACAATCTTCATGCAACCATCAAAATTAGTATCAAGCGACATCACAATAGACCCATTGCTCATTGGCTGCACTAACTGCGCAGTGGAAATCTTATTGCGCGGCAAAAACACAATTGAAGGAATACCTGCATACGCACAGTATGCAGCCAACGCTGCTGAAGTATCGCCCGTTGATGCACATGCAACCGCCTTGATGGGCTTGCCACGCTGTATCATCTCATTAACCATTGACACAAGCACTGTCATTCCTAAGTCCTTGAACGAACCGGTATGGCTGTTACCACACATCTTTACCCACAGATCATTCATACCAATCATTGCCCCAAATCGTTTTGCCCAAAACAGATTGGTGTTGCCTTCAAACATTGACACAATATTTTCGTTATCTACCTCAGGACACACCCATTCCTTTTTGCTCCACACCCCACTTCCGTATGGCCACTTGGTGGTTCCAGTGCGGCTGTCAAAAAGCTCTCGCCATTTTTTAGGCGATAGCTCCTTTAATCGGTCCATGTCATGGTGCACTTCTAAAAGTTCGCCACACTTTTTACACCTGTATACAATCTCATCAAGCGGATACTCTTCATTGCACCCAGCGATGCAACGAAAGACTGCTTTATAGTTACTATCGCCCTTCATAGTTATTCGTCCTTATTTTCAAAATCTTCAATTGGCAGTATCATAACCTGCCCGTTGACAAATGGAAATTGTTCAATCTCCTGCTTTGCCTTGCGCATACTTGCTTCTTTAGCTTTGTGCGTGGTGATGACAAGTGGCACGTAAGGTGCATTCACTTCTTTTTGGATCACCGAAGCAATGGAGATATCATGTGAACCAAAAACACCTGAAATTTTTGAAAGAATCCCTGCGCGGTCTTCCGTATGAAGGCGCACATAAAACTTAAGCATGCGCTCATCAGGCGTTAGGTAGATGGCATCACCAGCAATGTATACGGTGTCCTTGATGCCGTTTTGCTTTTGTGCTATTGACACAATATCACTCACCACTGCCGATGCAGTGGGGTGGCTGCCAGCTCCTTTGCCATAGAGCGTCACTGCACCGGTCATATCGCCGTAGTACATGATAGCATTGAACTCATTGCGCACGGATGCCAGTGGATGTGTGAATGGGATCATAACCGGCTGTAGTCGTATATCAAGCTTACTGTCAACCATATGGCTTACGCCTAACAGTTTAATGGTATAGCCCATTTCGTGGGCATATTTTATATCAAGCTCAGTAATTTTTGTGATGCCTTCTATATAGATATGCTGCATTGCAACTCGGACATTATATGCTAACATCGATAACAGTGCAATCTTATGCGCAGCATCAAAGCCTTCGATATCAAAAGTAGGATCAGCCTCAGCATAGCCTTTTTCCTGTGCAAGTTTTAGTGCCTGGCTAAATGACATGCCATCTTCTGCCATACGCGTTAAAATATAGTTGGTAGTGCCATTTAAAATTCCCACAACTGACTGTATTGTATTGCCCACAAGCCCATTGCGCAGTGCAGCAACACACGGTATGCCTCCGCCTATTGCTGCTTCAAACGCAAGTGCACCCTTTGCCGTTTGTGCCACTGTAAATATGTCATCACCACTTTCGGCTAAAAGCTTTTTATTTGCTGTCACCACATTTTTACCAGCCTTAAGTGCCGATAGAATAATACTTTTCGCTGGTTCTATACCACCAATAAGTTCAATGACAGTATCAATGTCAGGATCTGTGGTAATATCTTCCCAACGATTGGTCACAGGCACAGTCACGCGTGATGCGATATCGCGCACATCACAGATTTTTACAAGCTCAATGGTTATCCCTGTTTTTTTGTAAATATCGTCTTTATGTTTTTGTAACAGTGTATACACACCACTGCCCACTGTACCAAAACCAATAAGCCCGCATCGTATTTTCATTGTCTTCTCCGTTTTTTATGGATTATAGATATTCTTATGATGGCAGGCATATAGCTGTCAACTTTATTTATTATATTGTTGTACTTGGTTCATGCAATAATAATGACCCGCACAATTTCATTCTGAGATTACACAGTATACTAAGAATTTTATATAAACCTAAAAACCTATCAAGATAATATCATTTAATATAATAAAAAATTTCTACACAAAAAAATGGGATTAACTACTAAAACCCAGTGACCATATCTGGGCAGATATTTTTATTCTGATTAACCCCTAGATCCATTTTTTTAGTAAAGCTCAATGGAGTAGCCTATGCCGGTAAATTAACTAGTTAGTATACTTCCAAGTTAATCTACTTAACAATTACATTTTAATAAACCAAAAAACTATTACAACATCTGACTAATCATTATAAA belongs to Spirochaetota bacterium and includes:
- a CDS encoding acyl-CoA dehydrogenase, which produces MMRNPLVDGRDVQFVLFELLNVDDLKKFPKFADQDKDMYQATIDLALKMAVEEVYPVNKEADKIGVKYDPETKKVIIPEGYKKALTKYNEAGFVGMIEDPEIGGMGMPGAVAIACSEIFTAASLSFTTYPGLSHGAAALIKNFGTEEQKKMYLEKMLTGKWGGTMCLTEPEAGSDVGNLKTKAISQPDGTYLIQGQKIFITAGDNDFYENIIHPVLARIEGDPPGTKGISLFIVPKYRVNPDGSLGEFNDVICSGIEHKMGIHGSATCTLNFGDNGKCVGWLLGQPRQGMKIMFHMMNEARLDVALQGLSLSSAAYMHAVTYARNRIQGVHVTQMLNPEAPKVAIIEHPDVKRMLLWMKGYVEGMRMLNYYLAHNATLIEVLDGDAKKEAQGMVEILIPIAKAGCTDTAVLVTSEAIQVYGGYGYTSDYPVEQYMRDAKITQIYEGTNGIQSMDLTMRKILMNPEQYNYNVMKKRMAETIAKAKGIVEDKYIELVEKGVQKLDEVITMLKDHMAAGRFLHIFAACTPLQQAMFMLTLAWLHLWSLTLTIPKMKELVGDRKGEDRDKFLADNEEAAYYSGRVLSSQFYLGAEFPKFFGRIDALLFNETAVIKASKDVFTGALLE
- the thrC gene encoding threonine synthase gives rise to the protein MKGDSNYKAVFRCIAGCNEEYPLDEIVYRCKKCGELLEVHHDMDRLKELSPKKWRELFDSRTGTTKWPYGSGVWSKKEWVCPEVDNENIVSMFEGNTNLFWAKRFGAMIGMNDLWVKMCGNSHTGSFKDLGMTVLVSMVNEMIQRGKPIKAVACASTGDTSAALAAYCAYAGIPSIVFLPRNKISTAQLVQPMSNGSIVMSLDTNFDGCMKIVQEITKDNSIYLANSMNSLRIEGQKSISIEIVQQFDWEVPDVIIIPGGNLGNVSALGNGFAMMLELGLISKKPRIVLAQAQNANPLYLSYLNGFKEFKPVTPQKTLASAIQIGDPVSVKKAIRALQKFDGVVEQASEEELANAAALADRTGMYSCPHTGVALAVLLKLVEKQVISKKDRTVVISTAHGLKFSEFKVGYHEGTLEGVNCKYANKPIELEANADKVREVLFKELERRSKLEY
- a CDS encoding MBL fold metallo-hydrolase; amino-acid sequence: MKITQHVYQVGGSNLTHPSDAAIYCITDGTASALVDAGTGDGHDRLVKNLSRENIQASSLKYLFLTHCHFDHVGGAHKVRGTFGCKVIAHDLDAQYIESGDQYVTAASWYGSFLTPCTVDIKVSEKERIFEIGNLKVTMYHIPGHSPGSAALTVESEGKLVLFGQDVHGPLNDVLKSNRDDYIQSLEFLLSLNADILCEGHFGVYYGKEEVRDFIESFM
- a CDS encoding homoserine dehydrogenase, whose translation is MKIRCGLIGFGTVGSGVYTLLQKHKDDIYKKTGITIELVKICDVRDIASRVTVPVTNRWEDITTDPDIDTVIELIGGIEPAKSIILSALKAGKNVVTANKKLLAESGDDIFTVAQTAKGALAFEAAIGGGIPCVAALRNGLVGNTIQSVVGILNGTTNYILTRMAEDGMSFSQALKLAQEKGYAEADPTFDIEGFDAAHKIALLSMLAYNVRVAMQHIYIEGITKITELDIKYAHEMGYTIKLLGVSHMVDSKLDIRLQPVMIPFTHPLASVRNEFNAIMYYGDMTGAVTLYGKGAGSHPTASAVVSDIVSIAQKQNGIKDTVYIAGDAIYLTPDERMLKFYVRLHTEDRAGILSKISGVFGSHDISIASVIQKEVNAPYVPLVITTHKAKEASMRKAKQEIEQFPFVNGQVMILPIEDFENKDE